The genomic stretch CCCAACGATCATCTAGCTTCTGGCCCTTGGGGGCGGAGAAACGCACGGTGAGCGCATGAGCTCCCGCGGTGACCTTGGTCTTGGGACGCTGGGTCTGGCTCGCTCCCTCGTCAACCACCAGGGCCTCGGCCGGAAGCGGCAGACGGACCAGCTGGTGGTTGTTGGTCTCCACGACCAGCAATACCGGCTCCCCGTCCACCGAATCATCAAGCTGCACATCGGCCGGCTCATTCAGACCGCGCGCCAGCGTGCTGACGGTTGCGGTCGCAGGGTCATAACGACGCACGGCGCCGTTGTAGGTATCGGCGATGGCCACCGAGCCATCGGGCAGCACGGTGACACCCAGCGGGTGCTGCAGGCGAGCCTCGGCGGCGGCACCATCGCGGAAGCCAAAATCGAAGAGTCCGGCACCGATGGCCGTCTCTACCGCCGCCACCGTTCCTTCCTCGTTGAGGACCAGACGGCGCAGCGCGGAGGTCTCCGAGTCGGCAACCCAGATATTCCCCTCCTTGTCACTGGCCAGACCGGAGGACTGCGCAAACCAGCTCTCCCCCGGTGCTCCGTCGGCAAGACCCTCAAGGCCGGTACCGGCGAAGACCGATAGAACCGCGGTGACCGGGTTGAAGGAGAAGATCTGGTGGGTGCCGGCCATCGCGATGATGACGGCCTGGGCCTTCTGACTCCACAAAACATCCCACGGGGAAGACAACGAGGTCTCCAGCGGAGCACTGCCCAGATCGCTGATCCAGACCTCTGCATCGTTTTCGTCAACCGCCGCACGGGCCTGATCAACGTCGAGCAGGCGCTGGATACCGTTGCCGGCTAGGGTCCCCACCGCTCCGGTTTCTAGGTTGAGCGACCGCAGACGGTGGTTCACCGTATCGGCGATGACCGCGTGGTAGCCCAGCTGTGTGGCCACATCGGCCGGCAGCAGGGTCAGGCCCTGTGGCTCATTAAACTGAGCGGTGTCGGCGTCGCCATCGGCATAGCCCTTGATGCCGGAGCCGAAGCTGCGCACCACGGTGCCCAGATCCTGGCTGAGCTCCACGATGCGGTGGTGCCCCGAATCGCCGACCAGGAAGTTTCCGTTCTCCAACGCCACGGCCTTGCCCGGGAAACGCAGGTTACCCTCGCGCGCCGGCGGCGCCACATACGGGCCGGTGCCGCGGTGCAAGGTGCCCTTGGCATCGTGCTCGGTTATCAATTCTTCCACCAGGGATTCCAGACCGCTGGCGTGGCCCTCCCCGGAGAGGTGAGCGACGATGTAGCCCTCGGGATCAACAACCACCAGGGTCGGCCAGGCACGAGCGCCATAGGCCTGCCAGGTCACGAGCTCGGGATCATCAAGCACCGGGTGCGCAATCTCGTAGCGTTCCACCGCGGCGGCCAGCGCGACGGGGTCTGCCTCGTACTCAAACTTTGGGGAGTGCACACCGACGGTCACCACCACGTCGGAGTACTTGGCCTCCAGCGGGCGCAGCTCGTCCAGGACGTGCAGGCAGTTGATGCAGCAGAAGGTCCAGAAGTCCAGGATCGTGATCTTGCCACG from Paeniglutamicibacter sp. Y32M11 encodes the following:
- a CDS encoding NHL domain-containing thioredoxin family protein produces the protein MTVTPSTGTESVRTSYKVRASELVGRNWLNTGGKQLSLQDFRGKITILDFWTFCCINCLHVLDELRPLEAKYSDVVVTVGVHSPKFEYEADPVALAAAVERYEIAHPVLDDPELVTWQAYGARAWPTLVVVDPEGYIVAHLSGEGHASGLESLVEELITEHDAKGTLHRGTGPYVAPPAREGNLRFPGKAVALENGNFLVGDSGHHRIVELSQDLGTVVRSFGSGIKGYADGDADTAQFNEPQGLTLLPADVATQLGYHAVIADTVNHRLRSLNLETGAVGTLAGNGIQRLLDVDQARAAVDENDAEVWISDLGSAPLETSLSSPWDVLWSQKAQAVIIAMAGTHQIFSFNPVTAVLSVFAGTGLEGLADGAPGESWFAQSSGLASDKEGNIWVADSETSALRRLVLNEEGTVAAVETAIGAGLFDFGFRDGAAAEARLQHPLGVTVLPDGSVAIADTYNGAVRRYDPATATVSTLARGLNEPADVQLDDSVDGEPVLLVVETNNHQLVRLPLPAEALVVDEGASQTQRPKTKVTAGAHALTVRFSAPKGQKLDDRWGDPTQLKISSSPENLLLSGFGTSPGLTRTLELNPDVSEGVLHITARAASCDGEPGGEIPMHAACHLYQQDWGIPVILDAEGESELILDLRGLDN